A single genomic interval of Bacteroidota bacterium harbors:
- a CDS encoding peptidylprolyl isomerase, translated as MAIISELRKRSWIILVFIALALVSFLLMDAFNSNSGMLGNKRTAFASIDGAEITPEQFDVKFSEIFTQYLSQSGQLIAYQNGQFNLDKATEFQLREQAWQDLTQQTLVNKQLEALGLQVTEQEKTNLIYGPDPHPYIKNYYIGLSKTGQYDPAAFNQYVTFVKDPQNQQDNPQAVQAYFDFLMRENLAIKDYINTKYSALFSKADYVPEWMVKRDYEIKNRRANFDYVDIAYTTVADSTIKVTDADLKDYYNRNKNKFKQLDDSRIVEYIVWDFVPTENDRAAILTNLNTLVSDMQSAKNDSSFIALRSEDPERISRAYYKRADFYANGMDSAIVDSIFIKPVGSLIGPYEQDNYFKYVSIRDRKIMPDSVSARHILLSLQTRDTTTAKTLADSILTALNGGADFALLAAQYSEDQSSATQGGDMGWSTPQTDYVKPLKNYLFSTGSIGKTEIVKTIFGYHVVEIMELKERNEYANVYYLSRIIEASTASADSIDRMASEFFATYDTPEKFEQGVTEKKLLKRTTPPLSKNQYEIAGLPDSRDIITWAFNAEKNQFNYFSNSADRVVIAYLKDSRPKGIPSLEDVRAQVELETIREKKGEMLKKQMEEAMAGNTDIAALAPKVNSSVKTSTNASLSSPFAPGIGLEPKVVGSVMATAASNTTGIIIGNRGVYIAKVTSVIEPAPSEDYTLNRNQMVYGMRNKLNQTNVLGNLNTKADIVDNRFMFR; from the coding sequence ATGGCTATTATTTCCGAATTGCGAAAAAGATCGTGGATTATTTTGGTATTTATTGCGCTTGCTTTGGTGAGCTTTCTTTTAATGGATGCCTTTAACTCCAACTCCGGTATGCTGGGGAATAAAAGAACTGCATTTGCTTCTATTGATGGTGCAGAGATAACACCTGAACAATTTGATGTGAAATTCTCAGAAATCTTTACTCAATACCTTTCCCAATCAGGGCAATTAATAGCCTATCAAAACGGCCAGTTTAATTTAGATAAAGCAACGGAGTTTCAATTACGTGAACAAGCTTGGCAAGATTTGACACAACAAACTCTTGTTAACAAACAATTAGAAGCATTGGGATTGCAAGTTACTGAGCAGGAAAAAACAAATCTGATTTACGGCCCCGATCCTCATCCTTATATCAAAAATTATTATATCGGATTATCTAAAACCGGTCAATATGATCCGGCTGCATTTAATCAATATGTAACCTTTGTAAAAGACCCGCAGAACCAACAAGATAATCCACAAGCAGTACAAGCGTATTTTGATTTCTTGATGCGTGAAAATCTTGCTATTAAAGACTATATCAATACAAAATATTCTGCCTTATTTTCCAAAGCAGATTATGTACCTGAATGGATGGTGAAAAGAGATTATGAAATAAAAAATCGCAGAGCAAATTTTGATTATGTTGATATAGCATATACCACCGTTGCTGATTCCACTATTAAGGTTACCGATGCTGATTTGAAAGATTATTACAACAGGAATAAAAATAAGTTTAAGCAACTGGATGATAGTCGTATAGTAGAATATATCGTATGGGATTTTGTACCTACAGAAAATGATAGAGCTGCTATACTTACAAACTTGAATACATTAGTGAGTGATATGCAATCTGCAAAAAATGATTCTTCTTTTATTGCATTGCGTTCAGAAGATCCGGAACGTATTTCCAGAGCTTATTACAAACGTGCTGATTTCTATGCCAACGGTATGGACTCTGCAATTGTAGATTCTATTTTTATCAAACCTGTCGGATCTTTAATAGGACCGTATGAACAGGATAATTATTTTAAATATGTTTCTATTCGTGATAGAAAAATAATGCCTGACAGTGTGAGTGCAAGACATATTTTACTATCTCTTCAAACAAGAGATACTACCACTGCAAAAACATTAGCAGATAGTATTTTAACTGCTTTAAATGGCGGTGCTGATTTTGCATTACTTGCTGCTCAATATTCTGAAGATCAAAGCTCCGCAACACAAGGTGGAGATATGGGTTGGAGTACTCCTCAAACGGATTATGTAAAACCATTAAAAAATTATCTATTCAGTACAGGCTCAATAGGTAAAACAGAAATTGTAAAAACAATTTTCGGTTATCATGTTGTTGAAATAATGGAATTGAAGGAGCGCAATGAATATGCAAATGTGTATTACCTCAGTCGCATTATTGAAGCAAGCACAGCCAGTGCAGATTCTATTGACCGTATGGCCTCTGAATTCTTTGCAACTTATGATACTCCTGAAAAATTTGAACAAGGTGTAACAGAAAAAAAATTATTGAAACGCACCACTCCTCCATTGAGTAAAAATCAATATGAAATAGCAGGACTACCTGATTCAAGAGATATTATTACATGGGCATTTAATGCAGAAAAAAATCAATTTAATTATTTCAGCAATTCTGCCGATAGAGTGGTGATTGCATACTTAAAAGATTCTCGTCCGAAAGGAATTCCTTCTTTGGAAGATGTAAGAGCCCAAGTGGAATTAGAAACTATTCGTGAGAAAAAAGGGGAGATGCTGAAAAAACAAATGGAAGAAGCAATGGCTGGCAATACAGATATTGCTGCACTTGCACCAAAAGTAAATTCATCAGTTAAAACTTCTACCAACGCAAGCTTAAGTTCTCCATTTGCTCCGGGCATTGGTCTTGAACCAAAAGTTGTGGGTTCCGTAATGGCGACAGCAGCAAGTAATACTACAGGAATTATAATAGGTAATCGTGGTGTATATATTGCAAAAGTTACTTCAGTAATAGAACCTGCACCTTCAGAAGATTATACACTTAATCGCAATCAAATGGTGTATGGTATGCGCAACAAATTAAATCAAACAAATGTGTTGGGTAACTTAAATACAAAAGCAGATATTGTAGATAACAGATTTATGTTCCGTTAA
- a CDS encoding DUF2480 family protein: protein MEIINKVAQSGILTFNLEELFPAEEIISFDLKEYLFKELILREKDFRTALTTIDWKKYDGKILAIHCSNDAIIPQWAFMLVSVYAQPYASHIYFGTKEEALRLHYIKILEQVDIEPYRNQRVVIKGCSHKPVPVDAYVAITNKLRSVAKSIMYGEPCSTVPLFKRKDPVAS, encoded by the coding sequence ATGGAAATTATAAATAAAGTTGCGCAAAGCGGTATTCTTACTTTTAATCTGGAAGAATTATTTCCCGCAGAAGAAATTATATCTTTTGATTTGAAAGAATATTTATTCAAAGAATTAATTCTTCGTGAAAAAGATTTCAGAACTGCTCTTACTACTATAGACTGGAAAAAATATGATGGGAAAATTCTTGCCATTCATTGTTCTAATGATGCTATAATTCCGCAATGGGCTTTTATGTTGGTGAGTGTATATGCACAACCTTATGCTTCACATATTTATTTCGGTACTAAAGAAGAAGCATTACGTCTGCATTATATAAAAATTTTAGAACAAGTAGATATAGAACCTTACCGTAATCAACGAGTGGTAATAAAAGGTTGTAGTCATAAACCCGTACCTGTGGATGCCTATGTTGCCATCACAAATAAATTGCGCTCTGTTGCAAAATCAATTATGTATGGTGAGCCTTGTTCAACTGTTCCATTATTTAAAAGAAAAGATCCTGTTGCCTCATGA
- a CDS encoding lytic transglycosylase domain-containing protein, giving the protein MQYIFLGILIGGGLVVVLSSSPEIKPGGTVTISSTDSLRNLGGEVSMAKYYAIKLPKELSFAGEKVPMQDFEVRERLDRELTVNSYWHSNTLQNLKLAHRWFPTIEKILAENNIPDDFKFVALAESGLRNVVSPASAEGYWQFLAGTAKEYGLKVNEQVDERYDVEKSTQAATKYFANAYKKFNNWTLAAASYNVGMGAIEKNLTYQDVSNYYDLYLNTETSRYIFRILAFKVIYENTEKFGFMLDDEDLYDPLHYNTIIIDSSIADLAKFAASNNTNYKMLKYFNPWLRKESLTVGKGESYIIRLPDSLPQK; this is encoded by the coding sequence TTGCAATACATATTTCTTGGAATTTTAATTGGTGGCGGATTAGTGGTTGTACTATCCAGTTCTCCTGAAATAAAACCCGGTGGCACGGTTACTATTTCTTCTACAGATTCATTGCGCAATTTGGGTGGTGAAGTGAGCATGGCAAAATATTATGCAATTAAACTTCCGAAAGAATTATCATTTGCCGGAGAGAAAGTGCCTATGCAAGATTTTGAAGTGCGTGAAAGATTAGATCGTGAATTAACAGTGAATTCGTATTGGCATAGCAATACATTACAAAACTTAAAACTTGCGCATCGTTGGTTTCCAACTATCGAAAAAATACTTGCTGAAAATAATATCCCCGACGATTTTAAATTTGTGGCACTTGCTGAAAGTGGTTTGCGCAATGTGGTTTCTCCTGCTTCTGCAGAAGGTTATTGGCAATTTCTTGCAGGAACTGCTAAAGAGTATGGGTTAAAAGTAAATGAACAAGTAGATGAACGCTATGATGTAGAAAAATCCACTCAAGCAGCAACAAAATATTTTGCAAACGCTTATAAAAAATTTAATAACTGGACCTTAGCAGCGGCATCCTATAATGTAGGTATGGGAGCTATTGAAAAGAATCTCACTTATCAGGATGTATCCAATTATTATGATTTATATCTGAATACGGAAACATCGAGATATATATTTCGCATACTTGCTTTTAAAGTGATTTATGAGAATACAGAAAAGTTTGGTTTTATGTTGGACGATGAAGATTTATATGATCCATTGCATTACAATACTATAATTATTGATTCAAGTATTGCCGACCTAGCAAAATTTGCGGCATCAAATAATACCAATTATAAAATGCTGAAATATTTTAATCCATGGCTGCGCAAAGAATCATTAACTGTTGGTAAAGGTGAATCTTACATTATCCGTTTGCCGGATAGTTTGCCACAGAAGTAA
- a CDS encoding glycosyltransferase family 2 protein has translation MQKLSVIVPAYNEENTIETILNTLSSVQLIADITMEIIVVNDCSKDNTAAILQSFIQSHPQLDIKSFHHAVNKGKGAALHTGIKEATGDFIIVQDADLEYDPNEFNILLKPIVDDRADVVYGSRFMGGNPHRILFFWHSLGNQFLTFISNMFSNLNLTDMETCYKLMRAEIIKGIPLKENRFGFEPELTQKLAKIKNIRIYEVGISYYGRTYAEGKKINWKDGVRALYCIVRYGLFK, from the coding sequence ATGCAGAAACTCAGCGTAATTGTTCCGGCCTATAACGAAGAAAACACTATTGAAACAATTTTAAATACACTTTCTTCTGTTCAATTAATTGCAGATATCACTATGGAAATTATTGTGGTGAATGATTGCTCCAAAGACAACACTGCTGCCATTTTACAATCGTTTATTCAATCGCATCCGCAGTTAGATATTAAATCATTTCATCATGCAGTAAATAAAGGTAAAGGCGCCGCATTGCATACAGGAATTAAAGAAGCCACCGGTGATTTTATTATTGTACAGGATGCTGATCTGGAATATGATCCCAATGAATTTAATATCTTATTAAAACCCATTGTAGATGATCGTGCGGATGTCGTGTATGGTTCACGATTTATGGGTGGCAATCCGCATCGCATTTTATTTTTCTGGCATTCACTCGGCAATCAATTTCTTACTTTCATTTCTAATATGTTCAGCAACTTAAATCTTACGGATATGGAAACATGTTATAAGCTGATGCGTGCAGAAATAATAAAAGGAATTCCATTAAAGGAAAATCGTTTTGGTTTTGAACCGGAGCTTACACAGAAGCTTGCAAAAATTAAAAACATCCGCATTTATGAAGTGGGGATTTCTTATTACGGACGTACCTATGCAGAAGGAAAAAAAATAAACTGGAAAGATGGTGTGCGGGCACTTTACTGTATTGTGCGTTATGGATTATTTAAATAA